The following is a genomic window from Niabella soli DSM 19437.
GTGAGCATGTAGATATTTGGAAAACCGGCACCAAACAACGTTGCCGGTTTTCTTTATTCAGCCGGGTCACTTCGGCAAGCACATTTTTCCTGTTCAGGCTGCATAGCTTTCTAATAGTCTTGCTTTGAGTGAGGCTGTCTGGATCTGGCAGGAACTGCGCAGTTGGCATTCATTCAAAAAAAGAATGTATCCCAATATTTTGGAATTAATGAAAAATGGCACGTCAGTAAGAGTTTCCTTTGAAATATTTGATAAATGAGAAGATATGCTTACCGGTATCTGGCTAAGAGAATCTCAATCTTCCAAAGAAACCTTTCCCGCCAACTTTTGACAGAACAGCCTTATAAATGATGATGCCTTTAAATTCTGAGCAATTTACCAGGAGGACCCCAAATATCTCTAAAACAAAAAAGGCTCACTTGCGTGAACCTTTCTGTCTGATTGATTATCAGTGCCCCAGGCGGGACTTGAACCCGCACGGACATTGCTGCCCACAGGATTTTAAGTCCTGCGTGTCTACCAATTCCACCACCAGGGCAATAATTTTAAGAACTGCGCCATCAGGCAAAGATCGTTCGATGCCCTGAGCATGAGGGATGCCTCAAAAAAAATCCTCTCCGGGGAGAGGACCTTTTACGTGAGCGGAAGACCGGGCTCGAACCGGCCACCCCGACCTTGGCAAGGTCGTGCTCTACCAAATGAGCTACTTCCGCATTTAAAGTTTATTTAGTATTGCATAATCAGGAGGGCTCTCGAACCGGCCGCCCCGACCTTGATCCCGATAACTATCGGAACGGGATGCTCTACTAAATGAGCTACTTCCGCATTGTTAAGAACTTTTACTTTTAGTAACCAATCAGTTACTTAAGGGGTTGCAAATATAAGCGATTTATTTTTCCGACAAAAAAAATCGGAGAAAATTTTATTTATATTTTGGCGTGTACAAAGTGCTTTCCTGAATAGTAACATTCGGCTTTTCAAATCTTTTGGTATAAAGACGGTAACAGCCACCCCAGGTAAACAGGACCATACAGGCAATGATCAGGTAAAACAAATAACGGGAACTGGAAACCCAGCTAAATTTAAAATCTTTATTCTCGGCTTGCTTTAATTCTTCCTGGTATTCCTGCTCTTTGATATGCTCTGCGTCAAAATTATGTTCCATTCTTTCAGTTTTGTGTGGCAAAAATAAGGATCTATCGACTAATTTTAACTTCTTTATCAACAATTTCCGAGAACTTTTTTTTGCCTTTTACAAAATGCAGCCAGGCAATATTCTTTTTTAATAAACCTTCCGGCCTCCGTTTTTTATCCCGATGGCTATAGGGATTGGGAAAGACACTTTTGCGCTGATCTTTTAAAATCCATTTAATAAAAGACAAATGAGCGCTGGCTACCGCTACAAAATAACCGCTGTCGCCGGCAAGCAGGCTTTTAAAGGCGGAAATGGCATCCAGCAAGGCTCTTACAACCATTACATAATATTTTCTCCAGCCATACAGGTTCTTGAATAGCATGATATGGTTATTGCGGAAATTCAAATAGGTTTTCAAAGAATTTCCTTTTGGTAATGTGCCGCCGCCAACATGGTAAACGACTGATTGGGGGCAGGAGCTTATCTGGTGCCCCGCCAGTTGTATGCGCCAGCAAAGATCGATCTCTTCCTGGTGGGCAAAGAAATAGGGATCAAATCCCCCCACTTCATGAAATACTTTTGAACGGATGAACAGGGCCGCGCCACTGGCCCAAAATACCAGGGCCGCGTCATCGTACTGCCCCTCATCGGTTTCGCTGAAATCAAACACACGCCCTTTAGCAAACGGATAACCAAAATGATCCATCCAGCCCCCCGCAGCGCCGGCATACTCAAAATAGTGCGGATGATGAAAGGATAAAATTTTTGGCTGACAGGCGGCAATAGATGGATTTGCCTCCAGAAGATTTACCAATGGGTCCAGGAAATGACCGGTCACCTGAACATCCGAGTTCAGCAAAAGATAATAATCGGCCGTAACCTGTTCCAGCGCCAGATTATAGCCTTTGGCAAAACCATGGTTCTCCTCAAACCGGATCACTGTAACCTCAGGAAAATGCTGTTGCAGAAACGCAACGGAATCATCAGTTGAGCCATTGTCTGCCACCACTACTTTCAGATTGCCGTAGTTGCTTCGCACTACCGCAGGCAGAAATTGCTGCAAATAGTGCTGTCCGTTCCAGTTTAATATAACAATAGCGATGGATGGTATCGACATGGGCTGCAAAGATTCAAAAATATTGCAAATCAATCCCCTTTATGACGTTTTTTTTAACAAAAGATGGTAAAGCTGGATGGAACCCACCAACCCGTTTGAAATAATAATGGGCCAGGCCCAGCCTAAAAGAATGCCATACGCAACAAAAAAGAAGCAGCTTGCCAAATTAATGATTCTTACTGTTTTTAGCTGTTTTGGTACAAATGAAACAACCAGCAAAGCCATTGCCAGATAGCCAACGCATTCCGATGTACTGATCATAATTAATAATTTAAATGCCTGTCCTGGCATTAAAAACGCAGCAGCGTGGTTGAAGCAGGGAGCAATATAAAGATATTTATTTGTAGCATTATATTTGCATATAGTGATCCATTGATAATTATTTTATTTTAATCTGCAGAAAAATATGAAGTTCCTGATTCCCGCTGTTTTATTATTGGTAGCAACCGGCTTGCATGCACAGTCAGACAATGGATCGGTAACGGTTCATAAAGATCCGCGGGCCGACCTGTTATTAAAAAAGCAGGCCGATGTAAATGATGCCTCTACCCGTAATTCGACCAAAAGAAGAACCGCTTCCGGATACCGGTTGCTCGTTATCAGCACTAATAGTAAACAAGAAGCCATTGCTGCCCGTACAAAGATCTATTCTTCTTTCCCCGAATTAAAACCCTATATGTGGCACCAGTCGCCTTATTATAAAGTAAAAGCCGGAAATTTTACTTCCCGTAAAGAAGCCCAGGCCTATCAGAAAAAGCTGGCGCCTTATTTTCCCGCCGGCGTTTTCCTGATAAACGATGTGGTGGAAGTAAATCCGGAGGACAACAATTCCTCGGAAGACTAATTCATGCGCGATATTTTTTCTCACACAGATTCTTAAAAACCCTTCTGTGATAATCCGCGTAATCTGTGAGCCATATAACCTACGCGGCTTGTGCTCATTTACTTTCTCTTTTTTCTCACAGATGCCACAGATCTGCACAGATTCTAAAGGCTTTCTGTGATAATCCGCTCAATCTGTGAGCCCCTTTTATATTCCTGGAATAACTTGAATTTTCGATTCATTTGAAGATCAGTTATTTTTGTGGAATGATTGAAAAAATACAGGCGTTGGCGAAACAGCTCGCACCGGAGTTTATTGCAGTACGGCAGCATTTGCACCAGCATCCCGAATTGAGCTACCAGGAGTTCGAAACGTCCGCTTATATACAGGATCAGCTACGTCAATTAAATATTCCTTTTGAAATAAAAGCTACAACCGGGGTGATCGGGTTGTTAAAAGGCAGGAACCCGGAATCGAGGATACTGGCGCTGCGCGCCGATATTGATGCCCTGCCAATTGAAGAATTAAATACTATACCGTATAAATCTGTCAATAATAATGTGATGCATGCCTGCGGGCACGATGTGCATACCGCCTGTTTGCTGGGAGCGGCTAAGATACTGGCTGCAACTCAGAACGAATGGGAGGGGACCGTTAAACTGATCTTTCAGCCAGGTGAAGAAAAAAATCCCGGGGGGGCCAGCCTTTTGATCAAAGAGGGAGTATTAGAGCACCCGGCGCCGGCGGCCATTTTTGGATTGCACGTGCACCCGGGGCTGGAAGTGGGACGGTTGAGTTTCAGGGGCGGGAAAGTAATGGCCAGCGCGGATGAGCTCTATTTCACCATAAAAGGGAAAGGGGGCCATGCGGCTGCGCCCGACCTGTGTATCGACCCGATATTGATCGCATCGCACCTGGTAGTGGCCTTACAACAAGTGATCAGCCGCAGGAACAACCCCCAAAACCCGACAGTATTATCTATAACCGCCTTCAACGGAGGAACTACCACTAACGTGATTCCGGGAGAAGTGAAACTAAAAGGCACCTTCCGCGCGTTGAATGAAAACTGGCGTTTTGAGGCGCATGAGATCATGCGGAATATTTCGGAGAACCTGGTGAGGGGCATGGGCGGGGAGCTGGACCTGCATATTGACGTGGGGTATCCCAGTGTTTACAATAATGAAATCCTGACGGATGAAGCCACCGCCCTCGCAAAAGCTTATTGGGGCAATGATCGTGTTGAAGAAACCGAAATTCGCATGGGTGCGGAAGATTTCGGGTATTATACCCAAAAGATCCCCGGTTGCTTTTACCGGCTCGGGGTAATGAATAAAACCAAAGGAATTACCTCCGGCGTGCATACACCCACTTTTAATATCGACGAAAATGCTATTGAAACCGGCATGGGCATGATGGCATGGCTGGCCATGTCTGCAGATTTAACAAAATTAAAACGGTAAAGTACCTGCCCGCTGCATCCTTATAAAAACAATGGTAATGAAAGCATTTTTTGTATTCGTTTTATTGAGTGTGTTTTCTATAAGCGGGTTCGCACAATCCGGCAGCGAGGTGATAAAAAAACAGGCAGAAAAACGCAGGAATAGCCCGGATTATATCGATAACAGGAAAATGATCACTAACTCACAGCAATTACAGCAAAAAGACAGCACCGCAAAAAAACACAAATGCATCTTTCATAAAAGAAACCATCAAAAGCCGGCTGCAAAAGATGTATTAAAAGACAGAAATACAAAAGACCCTAAACTGGAAAACAGACCCCCAAAAGTGGAACTGCAGGGCGGGAATTAGTTTTTTTAAACGCACAATGCACAGTGCTTAACGCAGAGTGCTGAATCAATTTCGTTCCTTTAAGAAAATGCAACTGTTGTGCTCAGCAGTGGCGAGTATAAAGAGCAGCCCGATGAAATGAGAAGATAGATTACAAGAAGTTTTTGTTAGAAGGCTGTTCGCAAATCAGCGAAAGAAAAAAGCAAGCGGAATGGCGTTTCGCCGCAGGCGGAACAAAGCCTGTAGCGTAGGTTTTTTCGTTCCTGCCGGACTGGTCAGGCCCTGATTCGATTGGCGATGATGAGGCGGGATTCGCCTTTTTGCGAACAAGATTTTTTGCCCACTTTTTTATCGACTGAAAAAAGTGGGAGAGGAAATAAAACAAAATGAAGTTGTCGATAGAAATGAAAAAGACGGTATTAATAATCAGGTTTTTGAGGGACTGTTATCGACAATAAATGCAATTCCAGGGGTCATGGACAGAACGTCAATAAAAACTTAAGGAAATGACATTGGGTGCCGAAAACTTAATGCTGGCTTGCGTTTCGCGTTATGCATTGTGCATGCTGCTTTATCAGTTACCTTATTTCGCTACCCTGACCATATTAAATATTTTCGTCGGGGCGCCTACGGGCAATCCCCGGGGATTATTATCTGCAGTAGTATTGATAGAGATACCACCTAAACTGCGCGGGGATGCGGAGAGGGGCTGATAAGAGTTATTGCCGGTGATCAGTCGTATTGCCTGGAGAAAACAATTCTCATGAGGATCGCCGAAATCATACCGGATATCATCATTTACATAAGTATCGGTGGCCATTCCCTGGTAATAGCCGCCCTGGTTGTTCTTATTTTGCGATTCAAAATTGGACATATAAACACTGTATTTCCCAATCCTTATTTCAAAAAAACCTACCGGCTTTCCATAGGTATGCGTTTGGTCATCGGAGGAACTGAAGGGCGCATTGATAAGGTACACCTTGCTGAAATAGGGTTTTAGGCTGTTGATAAGCAATTCGCTGGCAGAAGCAGTATTGCTACTTACAATAAAGTATATCGAAGTTATATTGGCCGCTGCGTTAAAGGGCCCCTGTTTTCGTATATAGGTTGTATTGCCATTTGTAGAATAATCAACATCGTAATAAGTGTAATTCAGTTTAACATTATTGGCATCATATACCGGTTGTTTTTTTAATAGCGTGGCTTGTTTATTCTGCATGGTTTGATTATAGATCTCTTTAAACAGCACACTGTTAGCGGCGCTTTGCGGTAATATGGATTCAGCAAAATATTCAGCCGTATTCACATACCCACCGCCGTTATAGCGCAGGTCAATAACCAGATCTGTTGCTTTTGCATCGTTGAATTTTTGGAACGCCGCACTTAATACTGGCATGGAGCTTTTTGCGGAATCAGTAAAAGATTTATAAGCGATATACGCGATTGTTTTGCTGCCGATTGTAATAACCGTGTCTTTGTATATCGGGTTAAAAGTATATAAGGCTTTCGAAAAGGGAACGTCGGTATATTTTTTTGTTGCCGGATCATATTTAGTAAGCGTTATGCTATTTCCGTCTAGGGCATTGGATATTTGGGTCAGGTTATTATTATAAGTCCATGCATTGCCGTTTATCTTTGCTATAATATCGCCCCGCCGGATGCCGGCATTCCAGGCTGGCGACCCGTTGGTTACTATTCTTATCAAACCAATAAGGCTGTCGTTAACATAATGTATTGCCCGCGGAGTGCCATTTAGTTTGGACACGGGTATAAAACCCATGGTAAAGCCCAATTCGTTTTCCTGGCCATCCAGCGTCATCTTTATATTTTTAACCTGCTCCTGGTTGCTGACAATGGTTGAGCTGGCGCCGCCTCCGTACAGGTCCGATGTTTTTTCTATGAAAGAATATTTACTGGTGGTAACGGTACCTCCCTGGCTGTTGGCGTATTGATAAAATTCATAAGGCTTGCCGGTAGCAGCATTGATGGGGATCTGCGTAATGGCGAATAATTCGCTTTGCAAACCGTTCAACGTGTCTGTTTTTGCATAACTTCTGGGGTTAAAAGAGGCCGAGTCGGGTAGCGCTGTGTTCCAGTAATAGATCTGTTTTGCGTATAGGAATAAAGAATCCGCCAGCAATTGCTGGTAGGTGCCGGTGGGAGCAGGCGGTGTAATGCTGCCACCACCGTTATCAGCTTTTCTGCACGAAACCAGTATAATAGCGAATAAAAATATTGCTACAAAACTTTTTATCATCGGGTACGGTTTGTTAAATAATTATTTTAAGGATAAAGCCTTTAACCAATGCTCCATTTCAGGGCTCTTTTGGGGTGAAAAGTTAGCGATTAATGAACGGCTGGTAAAATATTTTTCGTGACTTCGCGATTAAAGAGTTGCACCGAACGTGCGAAGAGGAGCTGTTCTGTTTTTGAAGTGCCATTGAAGCGGGGAAGCATTGAAAATTGCGGTGATTCTTTGGCGTTGTGGTATTAATAATACGTTTTAACCGTTACTTTGCCTAAATTACAAATAGTTATGGGGGTAAAAGAAGCAGTAAACGGGTTGCGCAAATCAAAAAAACGCCCTTCCATCCTGGTGGCGGGCGATTTAATGATGGATCATTATATCTGGGGATCCGCGAAAAGACTTTCGCCGGAGGCGCCCGTTCCGGTACTGAATGCCGCCAGTGAAACGGTTACACCCGGAGGCGCCGGAAACGTGGTGCAAAACCTGTTTGCCCTGGGCGCTACTATTACCATTGGCGGACTGACGGGCGACGATGCCGCAGGGCGGGAGCTGGTGCGGCAGTTGAATAATGAAAAGGTGAATACCTCAAATGTATTGATCGATCCTTCCCGGCCCACAACGATGAAGTCGCGTATGATGGCAGGCAACCATCAACTGCTGCGGGTGGATAAAGAACTTCTGACGAATATAAATAGTAAACTGGAGCAGCAGTTGCTGGCGGGTTTGGAAAAAGAACTGGCCGCTGCGGATATTGTGTTGTTATCTGATTATAACAAGGGGGTATTGTCGCCTTCGTTTACACAACAACTGATCCGCCTCTGCGCCAAAAAAAAGAAAAGGGTTTTGGTAGATCCCAAGGGGCTGCATTATCAAAAATATTCCGGGGCTTATTTAATTAAACCCAATAAAAGAGAACTGGCGGAAGCCGCGGTGGTAGAAGGGATCCCGAACGACAAAGAATTGATAAAAACGGCGCGTAAACTACTTTCAAAAGTAAAATGCGATTACCTGGTGGTTACAAAATCAGAAGAGGGGCTGGATCTTGTTTCAAAAACAGCTTACTATAATTTCCCGGTAAAGGCAAACGAGGTGTTTGATGTAACCGGCGCGGGGGATACGGTATTTGCATCACTGGGGTATTTTCTGGCGGCCGGGTTGGATATACAGTTGGCCTGCGAACTGGCGAATTATGCCGCAGCCGTTGCGGTGAGCAAAGTGGGAAGCGTGGCGGTTACCTTTGATGAGATCCTGCAGGCAGCCGCTCAATATAAGCCCAATGCTAGCGGGAAATAGTTCGGAAACGGTTCATTCAAAGTTTTTTTTCAGCGAAAATCAGCGCTAAAAATCTGCGCAGATCCGCGGGAAAATAGAATAGTATTTCAAGAAGGGAACAACTTCTGTTTTTATTATGAAATTACAAGCGATATAGAAAATAATGGATGTATTATCAGCAAAAGAAAAGAAGATCAGCGGTAAAATAATTTCCGCGCCGGAAGCGTTAGCGCAGCGGGAAAAATGGCGTGCTGCCGGGGAAAAGGTGGTCTTTACCAACGGCGTCTTCGATATACTCCACGCCGGGCATGTACGCTCTCTTGCCCAGGCAGCTTCTTGCGGCGACCGGTTGATCATCGGTCTGAATACGGATCACTCCGTAAAAAAACTAAAAGGCCCGCAACGACCCATCATCAGTGAGCAGGACCGGGCTTATTTGCTGGCGGCACTGTTCTTTGTGGATGCTGTTGTTTTTTTTGAGGACGATACACCGCTGGAGCTCATTACATCTTTAATGCCGGACGTGCTGGTAAAGTCTGCCGATTATACTATAGAACAAATTGCCGGAGCAAAAGAAGTATTGGCAAACGGCGGAAAAGTGGAACTGATGCCACTGGTGCCGGGAATTTCGAGCACCACTATTATTGATAAAATTCGCAGCGCTCCATAAATGCAACTACCCAAAAAAATACTGGTCATCCGTTTCAGCTCTATGGGCGATATCATTTATACCACGCCGGTAGTACGCTGCCTGAAGCAGCAATTGCCGGGAGTGGAGGTTCATTTTTTAACCAAACCTGCCTTCCGGTATATTTATGAAGGCAATCCTTATGTAGATAAACTGTTGCTGTTAAAAGATACCCTGGATGCAACAATAAAAGAGATTAAAAACGAAGGATATGATTGCCTGGTAGACCTGCACAGCAACCTGCGCACCGCGATCATTAAATTCAGAACCGGCATTCGATCTTATACCTACGATAAACAAACCATAAAAAAATGGCTGAGTTTAAAACTGCGGAAGCAATTGTTGCCGCCGGTGCACCTGGTGGACCGGTACCTGAAAGCAGTGGCGCCATTGGGAATAAAAAATGATAATAAACCCATTGACTATTTTTTAAAGCATAACTATTCGTTAACTGACCTGTTGCCCGCAACGCATCAGGATGGCTATATCGGTTTTATTATAGGCGCCGCGCATTTTACCAAGCGGATGCCGAATGAAAAAATTGTTTCCATTTGCAGGCAACTCAACAAACCCGTGGTTTTGCTGGGGGGGAAGGATGTAAAGGATAATGGCGTTTTTGTAGCAGAACAGGCGGGTGATCTGGTTTATAATGCCTGCGGAATGACTTCACTGGATGAATCGGTATTCCTGGTTTCCAAAGCGAAGGCTATTATTGGTTTTGATACAGGATTGACGCATATTGCAGAAGCCTTTAATGTGCCCATTGCGTCCATTTGGGGTAGTACGATCCCGGAATTGCTCGGCGTACAGCCCTATAAAATTGATCACTCGTTGGTAGCCGGTGTTTCCATCAGTTGCCGCCCCTGTTCCAAATACGGACTGGCAGCCTGTCCGAAGGGACATTTTAAATGTATGCGGGAAATTGATGAACGGCAGATCGTTGATTTTGTTGGGGAACGGCAGGCTATCTGAATTTATATTGTTGGATAAATTTCATAAAGAACCCTGGAATCGCCGCAGTGCCGCTATGCAGTTGAATAAAAAGAAAGTCGCGTTCAATATCCAGCCCCTGCACATCAATAATTGTTAGCGCCCCTGTATTCAATTCTTTTAATACCGTATGGATGGAAAGAAACGAAACGGCATTGGAATGACTAATATAGGACTTGATGCTTTCGGAACTTTCTAATTGTATTTCACGATGGAGCTGCGCCAACCGGATGCCCTTTGCTTTTAGTGCCTTGCTCACAATCTCCAGCGTTCCTGACCCCGGCTCTCTTAAAACAAAGGGCAGCGTTTGCAGTTCTTTAAGAGTGATCCGTTGTTTTTTGGTGAGGGGGTTTTTTAGCGGAAGCTACCAGTACCAGTTCATCTTTTGTAAAAGGAATATTTTTATAAAGATTGTTCTTGGGCTGCCCTTCGATCATTCCGAAATCGATCTCATTTTTTTGCAGCAACTGTTCAATATGTTCGGTGTTACCGCTGGTGAGGCTTATTGATAGATCTTTAAAATTTTTTTTAAAGCCGGCCAGGGCGGGAGGCAGAATATATTCAGCAATGGTAGTGCTGGCGCCGATCCGGAGCTTTCCTTTATACTGCCCTGAGAAAGCGCTGAGTTCCAGTTCCATTTTCCGGTACAGGGCAAACAACTCTTCCGTATACTGCAATAATAAAGCGCCCGAAGGCGTCAGCGTTATTTTACTGCCGTTTCGTTCAAACAACTTGGCCTTAAAATGATGTTCTGTTTCCTGAATGTGTTTGGTTACTGCCGGTTGCGAAATAAATAGTTCTTCCGCGGCTCTTGTAAAATTGAGCCGCCGGGCAACTGTGTGAAATACCTGTAGCCGGAAGTCGAACATAAGTATGCAAAGATAGGAGATGCGCGTGTGATATTTTTAACCGCAAAGGCGCGGTGGGCTTTTATGATTTTACGTCTATTGCCTATAAATCTCCCGCTGATCTCTCAGGCTGCTGCGGAACATGAACTGAGTTCATCTGCGCCTCGCCACCGGCTCCCGATTGCTATTGCATGCGCGTCAAACTAAGCACGACATTCAATCTGCCAGAACTGCGGCTACACCAGTATTTGAGCCATTTCCGCTCCGTTAGGAGCGTTGTGTTTGTAGCAATCGCAATGGGATTTGTTTGGGCTCCATAGGACGCCCCCTGTTTACGCGGCACCTGACGGAGCCGATGCGCGGCGTAGATGATCATGAATACTATAAACAGGCGGCGCTTACAGCGCCTAAATCGTGCTCTTTATTTTGACGCGCACACGATGGCTATCGGGCTGCGCATTCCGATAGCCAATAGTCACCTTCAGGCTTCACCAGCCAAAAAATACTTTTAATCGCTTCCGACGTGACTGTTAATGGAATTCCGTTTTTAGATTTATGAAGCGTCCTCGCGCCCAGGCGGCTTTGCGGTTAAGTCAAATTTGCGTCCTCGCGGTTAACCAAAATTACCTATCTTGTACACCTATGAATCAACAATACGCCCGCAAAGAATTTTTGAAACTGACCGCACTCGCTAACGCGGCGCTCCTCGCAAAACCATTGACCCTGCTGGCAAACACCAGCATTCCTGATCAGGCAAATGTACTTTTCTATAAAAAAGGTGCAGCAGCATATGAAGTGTTAAGAAAGGGTTTTAACAAACGGATCAATAAATTCCCTCAGGTGATTGCTCTTGCAAAGAATACAGCAGGTGTGGTGGAAGCAGTCCAATACGCCGCAAAAAATAATTTGCCTGTGACCATAAAAAGTGGAGGGCATAGTATGGAGGGGTTTTCCTGCAATAATGGGGGAATGGTCATCAATCTTTCGAAAATGAAAGCAACGAGCTGGGGCGCTAACGGACAGTTGAGGGTGCAGCCCGGTTGTACATTGGCAGAATTATACAATGCGCTCTTCTCCAAAAAACGATACCTGCCCGGCGGTTCCTGCGGCAGCGTGGGTATTGGTGGACTTACGCTGGGCGGCGGTTATGGGTTATTGTCGAGAAAGTACGGGCTTACCTGTGACAGTCTTTTGGAAGTAACGATGGTAGATGGCCGGGGCAATATCGTTAATTCAGCCCCTGACCCCGAATTGTTATGGGCCTGCCGTGGTGGGGGCAATGGTAATTTTGGCGTGATCACAGAAATGAAATTCAGAACTTACGCAGCGCCGGCAACGATGCAAAGTTTCCGTTTCCGGGCGTTTAAAACAGACCCGGCCCGGATGAGAAATATTACGGAGCAATGGTTCGGGATTACACAGGACCTGCCGCCGGCCTGCTTTTCAGCATTGGTGCTGAGTGCAAAGACGGCCTATATTCTGCTGACCAACGTTGCAGCGCATACGGCTGAAGTAACAAAAGCGGTACAACAATTTACCCGGCTTACCGATAAACAAACAGCATCGAAAGCCGTTTCCCTGGCGCAGGCATTAAAAGTTTTTTATGCCGAAGATCAGCCCCTGTTTTTTAAAAACGCTTCCGCTGGCCTGTACAAAAGTTTTGACGATATAAGCGGGTATATCAATAAGGTACTGGAGATCACCAGGAACACACCCGGTATGATCTACCAGGTTAATACGCTGGGGGGGAATATACAAAACCCCGAAGCGGAAAAAGGTTCCGCCTTTCCGCACCGGGCCTATGGTTATTTTTCAGAACTGC
Proteins encoded in this region:
- a CDS encoding FAD-binding oxidoreductase; its protein translation is MNQQYARKEFLKLTALANAALLAKPLTLLANTSIPDQANVLFYKKGAAAYEVLRKGFNKRINKFPQVIALAKNTAGVVEAVQYAAKNNLPVTIKSGGHSMEGFSCNNGGMVINLSKMKATSWGANGQLRVQPGCTLAELYNALFSKKRYLPGGSCGSVGIGGLTLGGGYGLLSRKYGLTCDSLLEVTMVDGRGNIVNSAPDPELLWACRGGGNGNFGVITEMKFRTYAAPATMQSFRFRAFKTDPARMRNITEQWFGITQDLPPACFSALVLSAKTAYILLTNVAAHTAEVTKAVQQFTRLTDKQTASKAVSLAQALKVFYAEDQPLFFKNASAGLYKSFDDISGYINKVLEITRNTPGMIYQVNTLGGNIQNPEAEKGSAFPHRAYGYFSELQTYWETETQGNRLLQRFQAVQDIFAQNNISAQYRNYPDSNFKNWEHLYYGANYERLQQVKKKYDPDNRIQQEQSVRI